Proteins encoded together in one Salarchaeum sp. JOR-1 window:
- a CDS encoding hydroxyacid dehydrogenase: MSEKWTVLLPATIDPSGPDELRDFASFVSIDEYADEAALVADADRFDAAITRTVPLTAAFFDAADCLRVVVKHGAGVDHVDIDAATRNGVLVANTPGKNTNAVAEHALTLLLAAKRQVVRADAATRQADWRRHDFEGHELSGRTVGLVGAGNAGRRFAVLLTGFGVSCVAYDPYVDPEGLPERVELVDSVRAVFEAADDASVHVPLTEDTRHAVGREELQLLPADGVLVNTARGGVVDEAALVDALDAGDIAGAGVDVYETEPPTADDPLLTQERAVFTQHNAGLTAEAARAVSLAAADHVRTVYGGGRPDTTLNDPV, translated from the coding sequence ATGTCCGAGAAGTGGACAGTGCTCCTGCCGGCGACCATCGACCCGAGCGGCCCCGACGAACTCCGCGACTTCGCGTCCTTCGTCTCCATCGACGAGTACGCGGATGAGGCTGCGCTGGTCGCCGACGCCGACCGGTTCGACGCGGCCATCACGCGCACGGTACCACTGACGGCGGCGTTCTTCGACGCCGCGGACTGCCTCCGCGTGGTGGTGAAGCACGGCGCGGGCGTCGACCACGTGGACATCGACGCGGCGACCCGGAACGGCGTGCTCGTGGCGAACACGCCGGGGAAGAACACGAACGCCGTCGCGGAGCACGCGCTCACGCTCCTGCTCGCCGCGAAGCGCCAGGTCGTTCGCGCGGACGCCGCGACCCGCCAGGCCGACTGGCGACGCCACGACTTCGAGGGACACGAACTCTCGGGGCGAACGGTCGGTCTGGTCGGCGCGGGGAACGCCGGCCGACGGTTCGCCGTCCTCCTCACCGGGTTCGGCGTCTCTTGCGTCGCCTACGACCCCTACGTCGACCCCGAGGGACTCCCGGAACGCGTCGAACTCGTGGACTCGGTTCGGGCGGTGTTCGAGGCGGCGGACGACGCGAGCGTGCACGTCCCGCTCACCGAGGACACTCGGCACGCCGTCGGCCGCGAGGAACTCCAACTGCTCCCCGCCGACGGCGTGCTCGTGAACACCGCGCGCGGCGGCGTCGTGGACGAGGCCGCGCTTGTGGACGCGCTCGACGCGGGCGACATCGCGGGCGCTGGCGTTGACGTGTACGAGACGGAACCGCCGACCGCGGACGACCCGCTCCTGACCCAGGAGCGCGCGGTGTTCACTCAGCACAACGCCGGCCTCACGGCGGAAGCGGCGCGCGCCGTCAGCCTCGCCGCCGCCGACCACGTCCGCACCGTCTACGGGGGCGGGCGGCCCGACACGACGCTCAACGACCCGGTCTAG
- a CDS encoding histidine kinase N-terminal 7TM domain-containing protein, with product MVSVLGVVVLGCVLAGGMSSLGLGAFLRRHRGRGGASWFMGALAAQGVAALGYSVGLLVFDSFWRAFAEAWFLGVFIWIGPFFLAFALEYTGRSGVLETWAFRGVVAATAAGSALALTHPGHALLWREFRVVETLGLAGATYAIQPAGYAAILVCLAAVAVAVLLLVEAMLAYGPLYRRETIAVVLSTVPPALGFVHWITGARPWPALNFIVVLLVVHVAFDAYAFGGTHMFETNPVTRRAAERNALNDLDEPVLVLDADDRVVEANGRARAAFGVPSADGLPVAFETVTGQSLDEARETDELSTDGPSGGVFAVSYTPLTDSRGGSVGGTVILYDISGERQREQELTVLNRVLRHNLRNKMTVIRGHAQSIRADLSDDHLESQVDAIVESGDDLLAVAETAQEFRRVRERDRDSARVDLAAVVRSVREDVLADWPDARIDTAIEADDARVRTDRAVLELLLSNLVENAVAHADDNPSAVVRVRDAADGRVAVDVRDDNNRISDAELAPLRAGTETPLNHGSGVGLWVATWCADALGASLEFAYDDGNVVTVTLRDRRDEP from the coding sequence GTGGTTTCAGTACTGGGGGTCGTCGTGTTGGGGTGCGTGCTCGCGGGTGGGATGAGTTCGCTCGGCCTCGGCGCGTTCCTGCGACGGCATCGTGGACGGGGCGGGGCGTCCTGGTTCATGGGGGCGCTGGCCGCGCAGGGCGTGGCAGCGCTCGGATACAGTGTCGGGCTGTTGGTGTTCGATTCGTTCTGGCGGGCGTTCGCGGAGGCGTGGTTCCTCGGGGTGTTCATCTGGATAGGGCCGTTCTTCCTGGCGTTCGCGCTCGAATACACGGGTCGGAGTGGGGTGCTGGAAACGTGGGCGTTTCGAGGGGTGGTGGCGGCGACGGCGGCGGGGTCGGCGCTCGCGTTGACGCATCCGGGGCACGCGTTGTTGTGGCGGGAGTTCCGGGTGGTGGAGACGCTGGGGCTCGCGGGCGCAACGTACGCGATTCAGCCCGCGGGATACGCGGCGATACTGGTGTGTCTGGCTGCGGTCGCGGTCGCGGTGTTGTTGCTCGTGGAGGCGATGCTGGCGTACGGCCCGCTCTACCGTCGAGAGACGATCGCCGTCGTGCTTAGCACGGTTCCGCCAGCGCTCGGGTTCGTGCACTGGATAACGGGCGCGAGACCGTGGCCGGCACTGAACTTCATCGTGGTGTTACTCGTGGTGCACGTCGCGTTCGACGCGTACGCCTTCGGCGGGACGCACATGTTCGAGACGAATCCGGTGACGCGACGCGCGGCGGAGCGGAACGCGCTCAACGACCTCGACGAACCTGTGCTGGTGCTGGACGCGGACGACCGCGTGGTGGAGGCGAACGGCCGTGCGCGCGCGGCGTTCGGCGTTCCGTCGGCGGACGGACTCCCGGTGGCGTTCGAGACTGTGACGGGACAGTCGCTCGACGAAGCGCGTGAGACGGATGAACTGTCCACGGACGGGCCGAGTGGGGGCGTGTTCGCAGTGTCGTACACGCCGCTCACCGACTCCCGCGGTGGGTCGGTCGGCGGAACCGTCATCCTCTACGACATCTCGGGCGAACGCCAGCGCGAACAAGAACTCACCGTGTTGAACCGCGTACTCCGTCACAACCTCCGGAACAAGATGACCGTAATCCGCGGGCACGCCCAGTCGATCCGCGCTGACCTGAGCGACGACCACCTCGAATCCCAGGTCGATGCCATCGTTGAGTCGGGGGACGACTTGCTCGCGGTCGCGGAGACCGCGCAGGAGTTCCGGCGCGTCCGGGAGCGCGACCGCGACTCCGCGCGCGTCGACCTCGCGGCAGTTGTCCGCAGCGTTCGCGAGGACGTACTGGCGGACTGGCCGGACGCACGCATCGATACTGCGATCGAGGCTGACGACGCTCGTGTCCGGACGGACCGCGCGGTTCTCGAACTGCTTCTGTCGAACCTCGTAGAGAACGCCGTCGCACACGCCGACGACAACCCCAGCGCGGTCGTTCGCGTCCGTGACGCCGCCGACGGCCGGGTGGCGGTCGACGTGCGGGACGACAACAACCGGATTTCGGACGCCGAACTCGCGCCGTTGCGCGCGGGCACCGAAACCCCGCTCAATCACGGGAGCGGCGTCGGCCTCTGGGTCGCGACGTGGTGCGCGGACGCGCTCGGCGCATCCCTCGAGTTCGCGTACGACGACGGGAACGTCGTCACCGTCACGCTCCGCGACCGCCGCGACGAACCCTAG
- a CDS encoding DHH family phosphoesterase, whose amino-acid sequence MSSRATISSMSTYAILGCGSVGHSVAEELVERGKDVLIVDKDESRVEALRDQDLNAQAADIRDDEVAELVDERDVVLIMSSDIEANEAAVENIRGRNEDQFVVARASDPVTADELTELGADVVINPSNVIADAALRALESGELEYKARQLADVITASTSKLAILTHDNPDPDSIASAAALRSIAEHLGAEADILYFGDIGHQENRAFVNLLELELTAYDSVDISEYDTVALIDPAKAGELQVGVDVDIYIDHYETEGEVEAEFVDVRPNVSSTSTILTKYIQEFDLSVDQAVATALLYGIRTETLDFRRDTTPADLTAAAYLYPFADHDTLEQVESPNMSPETLDVLAEAITNREVRGSHLVSDAGFIRDRDALAQAAQQLLNLEGITTTAVFGIVDDTIYLAARSKDIRLNIGKVLQDAFTDIGEAAGHSTQASAEIPLGIFTGIESSEENRETLLTLTEEAVKRKLFDAMGVEQETGAQNGG is encoded by the coding sequence ATGAGTAGCCGGGCTACGATTTCGTCGATGTCCACGTACGCGATTCTCGGCTGCGGGAGCGTCGGGCACTCCGTCGCGGAGGAGCTCGTCGAACGGGGGAAGGACGTGCTCATCGTGGACAAGGACGAGTCGCGCGTCGAGGCGTTGCGCGATCAAGATTTGAACGCGCAAGCCGCCGACATCCGGGACGACGAGGTCGCGGAGCTCGTCGACGAACGGGACGTGGTGCTCATCATGTCCTCGGACATCGAGGCGAACGAGGCCGCAGTGGAGAACATCCGGGGGCGGAACGAAGACCAGTTCGTGGTCGCGCGCGCGAGCGACCCGGTGACGGCGGACGAACTCACCGAGCTGGGTGCGGACGTGGTGATCAATCCGTCGAACGTCATCGCGGACGCGGCGCTCAGGGCGCTCGAATCCGGCGAGCTGGAGTACAAGGCCCGCCAGCTCGCGGACGTCATCACGGCGTCGACGAGCAAGCTCGCGATACTGACGCACGACAACCCCGACCCGGACTCCATCGCGTCCGCGGCGGCGTTGCGATCCATCGCGGAACACCTCGGCGCGGAGGCGGACATCCTCTACTTCGGCGACATCGGCCACCAGGAGAACCGGGCGTTCGTGAATCTGCTCGAACTCGAACTCACGGCGTACGACAGCGTGGACATCTCGGAGTACGACACGGTCGCGCTCATCGACCCGGCGAAAGCCGGGGAGTTACAGGTCGGTGTGGACGTGGACATCTACATCGACCACTACGAGACGGAGGGCGAGGTCGAGGCGGAGTTCGTGGACGTTCGGCCGAACGTCTCCTCGACCTCTACGATCCTCACGAAGTACATCCAGGAGTTCGACCTGAGCGTCGATCAGGCGGTCGCCACGGCCCTGCTGTACGGGATTCGAACCGAGACGCTCGACTTCCGGCGGGACACCACGCCCGCGGACTTGACGGCTGCGGCGTATCTGTATCCGTTCGCCGACCACGACACGCTCGAGCAGGTCGAGAGTCCGAACATGAGCCCGGAGACGCTGGACGTGCTCGCGGAAGCCATCACGAACCGCGAAGTCCGGGGAAGCCACCTCGTGAGTGACGCGGGATTCATTCGAGACCGGGACGCGCTCGCGCAGGCCGCCCAGCAACTCCTCAATCTGGAGGGAATCACGACGACGGCGGTGTTCGGCATCGTGGACGACACCATCTATCTCGCGGCGCGCTCGAAGGACATCCGTCTGAACATCGGGAAGGTTCTGCAGGACGCGTTCACCGACATTGGAGAGGCCGCGGGACACTCGACGCAAGCGTCCGCGGAGATACCGCTCGGCATCTTCACGGGCATCGAGTCCTCCGAGGAGAACCGCGAGACGCTCCTGACGCTGACGGAGGAGGCGGTGAAGCGAAAACTGTTCGACGCGATGGGTGTCGAACAGGAGACGGGCGCGCAGAACGGCGGTTAG
- a CDS encoding multiprotein bridging factor aMBF1, protein MVQCEMCGAETASPKTIKVEGAELDVCDDCADFGTEVKTESSSSTSTKYSTSSSSSSGGSGGSAGGSSKTRRRDMFDEMEEVASDYDDRIRNARESAGLSQEELAKEISEKASLVRKLERGAMLPSDSVQKKLEKRLSITLTESSSTDDDWESESGGSGLTLGDMVKRKD, encoded by the coding sequence ATGGTTCAATGCGAGATGTGTGGCGCGGAGACAGCGTCCCCCAAGACCATCAAGGTCGAGGGCGCTGAACTCGACGTCTGTGACGACTGCGCCGACTTCGGCACCGAAGTGAAGACGGAGTCGTCCTCTTCTACGTCCACCAAGTACTCCACGTCCTCCAGCAGCTCGTCCGGCGGCTCCGGCGGCTCCGCCGGCGGCTCCTCGAAGACGCGCCGCCGTGACATGTTCGACGAGATGGAGGAGGTCGCGTCCGACTACGACGACCGCATCCGGAACGCCCGCGAGTCCGCCGGCCTCAGTCAGGAGGAACTCGCGAAGGAAATCAGCGAGAAAGCCAGTCTGGTTCGGAAGCTCGAACGCGGCGCGATGCTCCCGAGCGACAGCGTCCAGAAGAAACTCGAAAAACGCCTCTCGATCACGCTCACCGAGTCGTCGAGCACCGACGACGACTGGGAGTCCGAGAGTGGGGGATCCGGTCTCACCCTCGGCGACATGGTCAAGCGGAAGGACTAA
- a CDS encoding CDP-alcohol phosphatidyltransferase family protein: MTLDQYRSLASRILRPFVRLSVRLNFTPDGISVAAFALAVLAAGAFYRAGPGPDWWYGVGAVLVLLNGLLDLLDGAVARELDTDSPAGDLLDHVLDRYADIVILAGLAAGIGQYALGFAAVTGVLMTSYLGTQTEAVGLERQYGGLLGRADRLALVCLTGGISVVVPVVANVSVVAWLLGLFALVGHLTALQRFRGAWRDLR; this comes from the coding sequence ATGACGCTCGACCAGTACCGCTCGCTCGCCTCCCGCATCCTCCGGCCGTTCGTCCGCCTCTCCGTCCGCCTCAACTTCACTCCGGACGGCATCAGCGTCGCCGCGTTCGCCCTCGCGGTTCTCGCCGCGGGCGCGTTCTATCGGGCCGGCCCCGGTCCCGACTGGTGGTACGGCGTCGGCGCCGTGCTCGTCCTCCTCAACGGACTGCTCGATCTGCTCGACGGCGCCGTCGCGCGCGAACTCGACACGGACAGCCCCGCCGGCGACCTCCTCGACCACGTCCTCGACCGCTACGCGGACATCGTCATCCTCGCCGGCCTCGCGGCGGGAATCGGACAGTACGCGCTCGGGTTCGCCGCGGTCACCGGCGTTCTGATGACTTCGTACCTCGGCACGCAGACCGAAGCCGTCGGCCTCGAACGACAGTACGGCGGTCTCCTCGGCCGCGCGGATCGCCTCGCGCTCGTCTGCCTCACCGGCGGCATCTCCGTGGTCGTCCCCGTGGTCGCGAACGTGAGCGTGGTCGCGTGGCTGCTCGGCCTGTTCGCCCTCGTCGGACACCTCACCGCCCTCCAGCGATTCCGCGGCGCGTGGCGCGATCTCCGGTAA
- a CDS encoding adenylate kinase family protein, with the protein MRVAVTGTPGTGKTTVTDLVDTDLDVVHLNDEIRDRGLYTERDEERDSLVVDVDAAREWLDGRDDVLVDSHLAHYFDADVCIVLRCHPRELDQRLRERGEPEPKARENAESEALDVILAEAVAEFGEGRVYEIDTSNRPPEEVASDVEAAIAGDRDPSAGDLDFTDYL; encoded by the coding sequence GTGAGAGTCGCCGTCACCGGAACCCCCGGAACCGGGAAGACGACGGTCACCGACCTCGTGGACACCGACCTCGACGTGGTTCACCTGAACGACGAAATCCGCGACCGCGGCCTCTACACCGAACGCGACGAGGAACGCGACAGCCTCGTCGTGGACGTGGACGCCGCCCGGGAGTGGCTGGACGGCCGGGACGACGTGCTCGTTGACAGCCACCTCGCGCACTACTTCGACGCGGACGTGTGCATCGTGCTGCGCTGTCACCCGCGCGAACTCGACCAGCGGCTCCGGGAGCGCGGCGAACCAGAACCGAAGGCCCGGGAGAACGCGGAATCCGAGGCGCTCGACGTGATCCTCGCCGAGGCCGTCGCGGAGTTCGGCGAGGGGCGCGTGTACGAGATAGACACGTCGAACCGACCGCCCGAAGAGGTCGCAAGCGACGTGGAAGCCGCTATCGCGGGCGACCGCGACCCGAGCGCCGGCGACCTCGACTTCACCGACTACCTATGA
- the hisC gene encoding histidinol-phosphate transaminase: MHLRDLSDHVEYQAGRGIEEVARELDRDPSEFVKLASNENMFGPSPLGAEAVRESATDVHHYPTADHADLVARIAEKWGVTDDQVWLANGGDGALDYLARATLEPDDSVLVPSPGFSYYGMTARFHHGDVETYPVERDDGFSLTADAVLDAYDGERVVFLTSPHNPSGGRFTLDAVEEIADATDEETLVVVDEAYGEFTDAPSAIDLVRTRDDVAGSNPAASHAPRDDVVLLRTFSKAYGLAGLRLGYAIVPEEWAAAYRRVNTPFAASLVACRAGLAALEDDEHVERTVEAAAWAREYMTEHIDARVFESHGNFVLVDVGDAAAVAEALKHRGVIVRDCTSFGLDDCIRITCGTKAETETAVEELNEVLAE, from the coding sequence ATGCATCTACGGGACCTCTCCGACCACGTCGAGTACCAGGCGGGTCGGGGAATCGAGGAGGTCGCGCGCGAGCTCGACCGCGACCCCTCGGAGTTCGTCAAACTCGCGTCGAACGAGAACATGTTCGGCCCGAGCCCGCTCGGGGCTGAGGCCGTCCGCGAGAGCGCGACCGACGTCCACCACTATCCGACCGCCGACCACGCCGACCTCGTGGCGCGCATCGCCGAAAAGTGGGGGGTGACGGACGACCAGGTCTGGCTCGCGAACGGCGGCGACGGCGCGCTCGACTACCTCGCGCGCGCCACCCTCGAACCCGACGACAGCGTCCTGGTTCCCTCTCCCGGATTCTCCTACTACGGGATGACCGCGCGCTTCCACCACGGCGACGTCGAAACCTACCCCGTCGAACGCGACGACGGCTTCTCGCTCACCGCCGACGCCGTGCTCGACGCGTACGACGGCGAGCGCGTCGTCTTCCTCACCAGCCCCCACAACCCCAGCGGCGGGCGGTTCACCCTCGACGCCGTCGAGGAAATCGCGGACGCGACCGACGAGGAGACGCTCGTCGTCGTGGACGAGGCGTACGGCGAGTTCACCGACGCGCCGAGCGCAATCGACCTCGTCCGAACCCGCGACGACGTCGCCGGGTCGAACCCGGCGGCCAGTCACGCTCCGCGTGACGATGTTGTGCTGCTACGGACGTTCTCGAAGGCCTACGGACTCGCGGGTCTCCGCCTCGGGTACGCGATAGTGCCCGAAGAGTGGGCTGCGGCGTACCGGCGGGTGAACACGCCGTTCGCGGCGAGCCTCGTCGCGTGTCGCGCCGGCCTCGCAGCGCTGGAGGACGACGAACACGTCGAGCGCACGGTCGAGGCCGCGGCGTGGGCGCGCGAGTACATGACGGAGCACATCGACGCCCGCGTGTTCGAGAGCCACGGGAACTTCGTGCTCGTCGACGTCGGGGACGCCGCGGCGGTCGCGGAGGCGCTCAAGCACCGCGGCGTCATCGTGCGCGACTGCACGAGCTTCGGATTGGACGACTGCATCCGCATCACGTGCGGTACGAAGGCGGAGACGGAGACGGCCGTCGAGGAACTGAACGAGGTGCTCGCGGAGTGA
- a CDS encoding transporter encodes MALTETALYAFHLVFASLWTGSVLFAAYAVVPLGRAGDASPGVLAAVAGKLSLVNRLSSALMLLSGLGLWVVLDYTSRFPDDPSSHLVLTMVVLWVVLTGLVEVGVARLTDASDSGKVRTPAENARPFLLGAALVGVLLLLDAAALAGNLV; translated from the coding sequence ATGGCACTCACCGAGACAGCCCTGTACGCGTTCCACCTGGTGTTCGCCTCGCTCTGGACGGGCAGCGTCCTGTTCGCGGCGTACGCAGTCGTCCCGCTCGGCCGCGCCGGCGACGCCTCGCCCGGCGTGCTCGCCGCCGTCGCGGGGAAGCTCAGCCTCGTCAACCGCCTATCGAGCGCGCTGATGCTGCTCTCCGGCCTCGGCCTCTGGGTCGTTCTCGACTACACGAGCCGGTTCCCGGACGACCCGAGCAGCCACCTCGTCCTCACGATGGTCGTCCTCTGGGTCGTCCTCACCGGCCTCGTCGAAGTCGGGGTCGCTCGACTGACGGACGCGAGCGACTCCGGAAAGGTTCGCACGCCCGCGGAGAACGCGCGACCGTTCCTCCTCGGGGCCGCGCTCGTCGGCGTCCTCCTGCTGCTCGACGCCGCCGCGCTCGCCGGCAACCTCGTTTAA
- a CDS encoding fumarylacetoacetate hydrolase family protein, which produces MHHVRFRDPAGAVRDGEYHGDDVSFGGRTYDIDDVEVLPPTDPSKVVCVGRNYAKHAEERGEDVPDRPLLFLKPPNAVTGPGATVTLPEGKYCEHEAELAVVIEKEAKNVAAADAEEYIAGYTVADDVSNRDDQDAETNWVRGKAFDGACPLGPVLADPEHLPDDASISLRVNGETRQESSIEHFIFDVPELIEEITSYLTLEPGDVVITGTPEGVNELTDGDRVAVEIEGVGTLEHTVERA; this is translated from the coding sequence ATGCATCACGTCCGATTCCGCGACCCCGCGGGCGCAGTCCGAGACGGCGAGTACCACGGCGACGACGTGTCCTTCGGCGGCCGCACCTACGACATCGACGACGTAGAGGTTCTTCCGCCGACCGACCCCTCGAAGGTCGTCTGCGTCGGCCGGAACTACGCGAAGCACGCCGAGGAGCGCGGCGAGGACGTCCCCGACCGCCCCCTCCTCTTCCTGAAGCCGCCGAACGCCGTCACCGGCCCGGGCGCGACCGTCACCCTCCCCGAGGGCAAGTACTGCGAGCACGAGGCCGAGCTCGCGGTCGTCATCGAGAAGGAGGCGAAGAACGTCGCCGCCGCGGACGCCGAGGAGTACATCGCGGGCTACACCGTCGCTGACGACGTGTCGAACCGGGACGACCAGGACGCGGAGACGAACTGGGTGCGCGGGAAGGCGTTCGACGGCGCGTGCCCGCTCGGCCCCGTGCTCGCCGACCCCGAACACCTCCCCGACGACGCCTCGATTTCGCTCCGCGTGAACGGCGAGACCCGGCAGGAGTCGAGTATCGAGCACTTCATCTTCGATGTTCCGGAGCTCATCGAGGAAATCACGAGCTACCTCACGCTCGAACCCGGCGACGTCGTCATCACGGGGACGCCCGAGGGCGTGAACGAACTCACCGACGGCGACCGCGTGGCGGTCGAAATCGAGGGCGTCGGCACCCTCGAACACACCGTCGAGCGCGCCTGA
- a CDS encoding metal-dependent hydrolase encodes MELTWYGHATWGVEVGDTTLLVDPFFDNPKTDTDPEELDPDYVLVTHGHADHIADADRFRGAHFVATPEIISYLTDEYGVEDGTGMNLGGTFEAGDAFVTMVRADHSNGIDTDYGATGGMPAGFVISDTKPTQVADADSTTFYHAGDTSLHSEMKDVIAPYLEPDAAAVPAGDHFTMGPWQAAVAVDWLDVDHAFPMHYDTFPPIEIDTDDFVKEVKATGSDTDVHVLDGDETFTL; translated from the coding sequence ATGGAACTCACCTGGTACGGCCACGCGACATGGGGCGTCGAAGTCGGCGACACGACCCTCCTCGTCGACCCGTTCTTCGACAACCCGAAGACGGACACGGATCCCGAGGAACTCGACCCCGACTACGTTCTCGTCACGCACGGGCACGCAGACCACATCGCGGACGCAGACCGGTTCCGCGGCGCGCACTTCGTCGCGACGCCCGAAATCATCAGCTATCTCACCGACGAGTACGGCGTCGAGGACGGCACCGGGATGAACCTCGGCGGCACCTTCGAGGCCGGCGACGCGTTCGTCACGATGGTTCGCGCCGACCACTCGAACGGCATCGACACCGACTACGGCGCCACCGGCGGGATGCCCGCCGGGTTCGTGATTTCGGACACGAAACCCACGCAGGTCGCCGACGCGGACTCCACGACGTTCTACCACGCCGGCGACACCAGCCTGCACTCCGAGATGAAGGACGTCATCGCGCCCTACCTCGAACCCGACGCCGCCGCCGTCCCCGCCGGCGACCACTTCACCATGGGGCCCTGGCAGGCCGCCGTCGCCGTCGACTGGCTGGACGTCGACCACGCGTTCCCGATGCACTACGACACCTTCCCCCCCATCGAAATCGACACCGACGACTTCGTGAAGGAGGTCAAGGCAACGGGGAGCGACACCGACGTGCACGTGCTCGACGGCGACGAAACCTTCACCCTCTAA
- a CDS encoding OsmC family protein yields the protein MTDIDITSTSEEGFVTRSRIGDFELTVDATGEEGPDPNSTLVADYASCYIPAFRVGGQQRDYDDLGKIEIDADADLDDDDDLEAIRFHIKVEADVPEDDLDDLIARGEDICHVHSAVREELRADITAEADAF from the coding sequence ATGACGGACATCGACATCACCAGTACCTCCGAGGAAGGCTTCGTCACGCGCTCGCGAATCGGCGACTTCGAACTCACCGTCGACGCCACCGGCGAGGAAGGCCCCGACCCGAACTCCACCCTCGTCGCGGACTACGCGTCCTGCTACATCCCCGCGTTCCGCGTCGGCGGCCAGCAGCGTGACTACGACGACCTCGGCAAGATCGAGATCGACGCCGACGCCGACCTCGACGACGACGACGACCTCGAAGCCATCCGCTTCCACATCAAGGTCGAAGCCGACGTCCCCGAGGACGACCTCGACGACCTCATCGCACGCGGCGAGGACATCTGTCACGTCCACTCCGCCGTCCGCGAGGAACTCCGCGCGGACATCACGGCAGAAGCGGACGCCTTCTAA
- a CDS encoding uS10/mL48 family ribosomal protein, with protein MTFVTKLTFTSGDRDTLERVVRDIRDNVRRKGAEIKGPHSDTPENYYVSQYKSLDGDESEQYGAWNYTVYQRRLEIHGHDDLARRVMERDLPASIRMEADIERIQAVGSTA; from the coding sequence ATGACCTTCGTAACTAAGCTCACGTTCACGAGCGGGGACCGAGACACCCTCGAACGGGTCGTCCGGGACATCCGCGACAACGTACGACGGAAAGGCGCAGAAATCAAGGGCCCGCACTCGGACACGCCCGAGAACTACTACGTCTCCCAGTACAAATCCCTCGACGGAGACGAGTCCGAGCAGTACGGCGCGTGGAACTACACCGTCTACCAGCGCCGCCTCGAAATCCACGGCCACGACGACCTCGCGCGCCGCGTGATGGAGCGCGACCTCCCCGCCAGCATCCGCATGGAAGCGGACATCGAACGCATCCAAGCGGTCGGCTCCACGGCATAA
- a CDS encoding bis(5'-nucleosyl)-tetraphosphatase — protein sequence MTVEATSAGAILFRDTRGRREYLLLKSRPGDWEFPKGGVEGDEELQQTAIREVQEEAGIEDFRLLDGFRDDYDYVFEAGGDRIHKTVHLFIAKSYEASAELSSEHSDLQWRDYEQAVNTITQDGPRDILRDAHEFIDEELVDDADADAEGEAGVGQEG from the coding sequence ATGACGGTTGAAGCAACCAGCGCCGGTGCGATCCTCTTTCGGGATACGCGAGGCCGGCGCGAATACCTCCTCCTCAAGAGCCGACCCGGCGATTGGGAGTTTCCCAAGGGCGGCGTCGAGGGGGACGAAGAACTCCAGCAGACGGCCATCCGTGAGGTTCAGGAGGAAGCCGGTATCGAGGACTTCAGACTCCTCGACGGCTTCCGCGACGACTACGACTACGTGTTCGAGGCAGGTGGCGACCGCATCCACAAGACCGTTCACCTCTTCATCGCGAAGTCGTACGAGGCCTCGGCAGAACTGTCGAGCGAACACTCCGACCTCCAGTGGCGCGACTACGAACAGGCAGTGAACACTATCACGCAGGACGGCCCGCGCGACATCCTCCGGGACGCCCACGAGTTCATCGACGAGGAACTGGTGGACGACGCCGACGCCGACGCCGAGGGCGAGGCCGGCGTCGGACAGGAAGGGTAG